The Tenrec ecaudatus isolate mTenEca1 chromosome 4, mTenEca1.hap1, whole genome shotgun sequence region tggaagttcaagtccaccagaggtacttcagaagaaaggcccggtgacCAGCTTCTGTCAAATCAGCTACTGAAAAGCCTGTggacacagctctactctgacactcaTGGCGTCAGGAAGTGTCACAATTAGACTCGGTGACAGTTGGCTTTAGCATTTGTGGCAAGGCAGACAGAGCTTCAAGTCCTTGGAAAGGGCAGAGGGGCAGAAACCTCCAGTAACTCAGGTTCCAAGAGATTTTCATATGGGATGGGAGATGGGACCAACTTGCCCTGTGGTCTTTATCACATTCGTGCCTGGAGGCAGGCCATGGAGGGGTTGGAGCCAGAGCTAGAGGGAGAGGGCCAGACATCAAGGGGATCGTGGAGCAGGGGGCAGGGACTGAGCTTTGTGAGGGTGGAGGGTGTGGAGAGGCCCCAGGACTTCGGCTTGTGGTAGATAGCCCTTCTTACTGGTCCCCCAGGATGCTCAGGAGCTGAGGGCAGGCTGGCTCACAAGCTGTTTCGTGACCTGTTTGCAAACTACACAAGCGCCTTGCGACCTGTGGCGGACACGGACCAGACTCTGAATGTGACCTTGGAGGTGACATTGTCCCAGATCATTGACATGGTGTGtttatggtggtggaggtggtgcagCTGTGGAGTGGGCTTATAACAACGTCTAGGAATGAAAGGGTGAGAACCTGGGAATGTCCTCCACACAAGTCTGTGAGCCGTAATATGAACAGTTCCCACAGCTACTAACTGTTGGGGGCTGGCAGTGTGTCCAACCAGCATTGTGCACACTTGATTGACCTGATTTCCTGCTAGGCAGGAGTGATCACCCCATGTTACtgctgaagaaactgaggctgcaGAAGACACACagcaaggtcacacagccagctCAGGGTTGGGTGGGCACTGGAGCATGGGCAAGCTGGGCCTGCGGGTGCTGACCACAGCTGTGGAAGTGAGTGTGCTTGCACAGCGGAGGGTCTGTGGATACACATGTCCACTTCGGTGgccactccctgctcccctctaggACGAGCGGAACCAGGTGCTGACCCTGTACCTCTGGATCCgacaggagtggacagacgcgtACCTGAGATGGAACCCAGATGCCTATGGTGGCCTGGATGCCATCCGCATTCCCAGCAGCCTCGTGTGGTTGCCGGACATCGTGCTCTACAACAAGTACTGCtcacctggcccctccctccctccctctccttgccCTAACCAGCTGCTCTGTTTGTCCTGAAGCTCTGTGTgtccccaggacccttcttagCTTCCAGGGGCTCACGGCCTCCCCACATCCCTCATGACCTCTCATGTTGGATGGTCCCAGACCAAACCAAGCTGAATGATCcctgggagcccagggccagTTTTGTGTCTTCAGAGAGGCTTGGGACATAAGTGCCTTGTTCCTGAACCTGCACACCTTCCCAGGCCAGCTCCGAGGCTATCTGGGCTTCTTTAGAGGCCTGCCTAGGGGTGTATGTGTTCCCTGCAGAGCTTTGGTCCTGTGGAACTTACAAAGTGCCCAAAAGTATTTGTCTTACCATCCTATTTTCAGGGGGGTGGgaaattactcagtgcccctctggcaattaacAACTGTGATACTACAGCGcatataatccaggataaagtgttttttttaatctgttttttttaacattttattagggactcatacaactcttatcactatccatacatacatcaattgtatatagcacatctgtacattcattgccctcatcattctcaaaacatttgctctccacttaagccctttgcatcaagttctatttttcccccaccctccccgctccccccatctGTTTTAAGAACCCCCCTTAACCCACAACCAACCATTGTGCCCACAGCACCTCCGGGGAGTGGGCGCTATGATCCACGCTGGAACTACCCAAGGGGGCCACAAAAGGAGAGGCCTACACTCACCCTGGAACTTGTGCTGTAGTGCAGAAGGTTTCCTTGCCAAGGGGCACTGCGTAATTTTGTCCCTGAAAGGCGCGTGGTGGGCCAATACGTTTGGAAAGCTGTGCTCTAGAGTTGCCTTCTATGGCACTGAGGCTAAGCGGGCCCTGGGTCTCCCAGCCAGACTGGGCTCTACGGATTTTCTCTCAGATTCTTCTCTGACCTTGGCAGATGACCCCTGCACTACTGTCGGGTGTTTACTACTGCCTTGGGCCAAATGCGTGTCCCTTCTGGGCCTGTGGCTGTATTTCTGCTGGGTTCTTCTATCTTCCCAAGAGCCCAAACAGAAACAGACTCACCGCCATTGGGtcgtagcgaccctacaggacccgGTAGAACTGGCCCCGGAGGGTTTCCGAACGCTTCACGggcgcagagagcctcatctctctcccgcggaggggctggtggttttcaactccccccccccccgccgccccgtgtgacccacgacgccaccagggctccttccagctcCCCGGGGCTCCCTGGCGCATGTCACCCTCCGCGGGCGTCCGCATGGCGGCCTCGGCGAGCCCCGTCCCACCGTCCGCAGGGCGGACGCGCAGCCGCCGGCCTCGGCCGGCACCAACGTGGTGCTGCGGCACGACGGCGCCGTGCGCTGGGACGCGCCGGCCATCACGCGCAGCTCCTGCCGCGTGGACGTGTCGGCCTTCCCGTTCGACGCGCAGCGCTGCGGCCTGACGTTCGGCTCGTGGACGCACGGCGGGCACCAGCTGGACGTGCGCAGCCGCGGCGCCGCCGCCAGCCTGGCCGACTTCGTGGACAACGTGGAGTGGCGCGTGCTGGGCATGCCGGCGCGGCGGCGCGTGCTCACGTACGGCTGCTGCTCCGAGCCCTACCCGGACGTGACCTTCACGCTGCTGCtgcgccgccgcgccgccgcctACGTCTGCAACCTGCTGCTGCCCTGCGTGCTCATCTCGCTGCTCGCCCCGCTGGCCTTCCACCTGCCCGCTGACTCCGGCGAGAAGGTGTCGCTGGGCGTCACCGTGCTGCTGGCGCTCACCGTCTTCCAGCTGATCCTAGCCGAGAGCATGCCGCCCGCCGAGAGCGTGCCCCTGATCGGTGAGCGGgacgcggggcgggggggggggggggggggggcggggcaaaggCGTGGCCGCTGGTCGGGGGTGCGTCCTCTGAGCCCACCTGCGTTTTGAGATTGAGTAGGCCCCTTCCATGCAGGGCACTCCTCACCCATATGTTGGGCAGGCGTAGGTCTTTGGTCAAGAACTTACTGGGGAAATGCAAACTCTAAAAATAAAGCCGCCttaattttttaaagtcattttattaggggcgcatacaactcttatcacaatccacacatccatcaatcgtgtaaagcacatctgtatattcattgccctcatccttctcaaaccatttgctcctggcatcggctcctcattgtttccactccctccctgctccccactctctcatgagcacttgataatttataaattattattttgtcatatcttgccctgtcctacgtatcctttcacccacttttctgttgtccatcccccaggaaggaggtcacatgtagatccttgtaatcggttccccctttccaacccaccctccctccaccctcccagaatcGCAACTCTCACcaatagtcctgaagggatcatcggtcctggattccctgtttttcgggttcctatctgtaccagtgtacattctgtggtctagccggatttgtaaggtagaattgggatcataatggtgggggctggggggaagcatttaggaactagaggaaagttgtatgtttcattgttgctacactgcaccctgactgactcatctcctctccacaacccttccataaggggatgtccagttgcctacagatgggctttgggtctccactctgtgctccccctcattcacaatatgatattttgttctttgatgccttatacctgattccttcgacacctcatgatcgcacaggctggtgtgcttcttccatgtgggttttgttgcttctgagctagatgaccacatgtttaccttgaagcttttaagaccccagatgctatatcttttgattgcctgaCACCATCAAACTGCCTTAattaaatttcaaaaaaaaaataatgtaatGGGGTGGGAGGAAGTAAAACAAGGGCTCACTGTACGCGTTGACCTTTGTTCCATTGGGTACTATAAGCCTAAGAGGTAGGTTCTGTTGTTATCCCCGCTGTACAGAAAGGGCCAGTACCTTGTGTAGGGTCATGTCCATATTGTTGGGAGAATGAGACCCTCTTGGGTTGAGTGCAGCCTCCAGCAAGGAAGAGGAACAGTGAGGAGCAGGGAGAGCGAGAACTGACTTGTAGCAAAGAGGGTTGAAGAGAACTTGGCCCTTACCTCCTCCTCTTGCTTCCATCATTCCTGAGAACTTCATGGGTGTGTTCCTTTTTTGGCTTTGGCAGCTGGGCAACTTAGACGCCCTGAGTTCTTGTTGCAAGGTGACTCACTCGTTCTTGCACCCAAAAAGCCCACTGCCAAGTGGGTTCCGGCTCACCGGTTCAGAGGATAGCAACGCTAcccgggtttccaagtctgtaagtcGTTAGTAgtgcagatagcttcatctttcgccCGCCGaaccgctggtgggtttggacaacTCACCCTGTGGTTCGTAGTCCAGTGTTCATCCAACAGCACTGCCAGGgctgcttctttctcctgcagggaagTACTACATGGCCACTATGACCATGGTCACATTCTCCACGGCACTCACCATTCTCATCATGAACCTGCATTACTGCGGCCCCAGTGCCCGCCCTGTGCCGGCCTGGGCTCGGACTCTCCTGCTGGGACACCTGGCACGGGGTCTGTGCGTTCGGGAACGGGGGGAGCCCTGTGGGCGATTCAGGCCACCTGAGTCACCTCCGAGGCGCCCCCAGCCTCCTGAGGGAGAAGCCAGCCCCCTGGCAGGCCCTTGCCATGAGCTGCGGTGTCTGTGTCACCAGGAAGCCCTCTTGCACCATGTAGCCACCATTGCCAACACCTGCCGAAGCCACCGGGCTGCCCAGCGCCGCCATGAGGACTGGAAACGCCTGGCCCGTGTGATGGACCGCTTCTTCCTGGGAATCTTCTTCTCCATGGCCCTCATTATGAGCCTCATAGTTCTGGTACAGGCCCTGTGAGACACtgtgctgcagccacagtgtcctcggTCAGAGAAGGCAGGGGCCACGGTGGTGGTCAGCCCTCACATCTTCCAGCCACTCTCTCCCAACTGGGCCGAAGAGCCTGTGACACCCTTTCCAAGATCAGCACTGCGGACTTCACTAACAGAAGAGGCGCTTTTTGGCTTCATACCCTAACCTCTGAGGGAAGTCCAGAGCTTTTCCACTCTCCTGCTTGCTAAAGGAGGAACAGGATCCAAGTACACGCTCACAGGGACAGAATTGTACTTCTGTGCTGGGTGTTGGAGTTTTTAGTGGGGAGAGTGCTTGCTATTAGATAAGAAACAAGAGTGGTCCCGTTTGCTCTTTTCCCTAACTTAACCATGCAGCTGCTATTGCAGGGACTCAATTTTGCCTGTCTCCCCTGGGGGCTCCTGGAATGAGCTAAGTTCATGGTCTAGTTTCCAGACCAAGAGAACATACCGGAATTTGGCACCAAAGGCTTAACTCATAATAAATCAAGTGTGTTCCTAACACCTGTGCCGTGTCTGTCTTGTCTTTGAGCCGCCCTTGTTGGTAGAAGTTGGGGATCTGGGGTTAGCTAACTAGATCAGAACAGAAGTTACATCTATACTGACAAGAATGTGATTGGCACTGGATTGAGATCCTGGCACAAGGCCCAAAGCGTTCTGTCATCTTTCTTGCACTCTATCCTGGAGAGTCACATATAGTCCACTGCATTCCCACGTGGTGACTTTCTGAGCCCCAAAGAGATCAAGGTAGGGGCCATACACGGACCGACATTCACAACGTATACCTACTCCTTGCTTGTCAACGTGGTTAGGTTCCAAGCCCCTACCGGTATTATGTGAAAATGGAAGATGACCCCATAACATCCCAAAATGGAGGATGACATCATCATTACAGAGCCCCCAAattgcatcattacataactaccaagtcactgagaatcatggcccaaccAAACTGACATATAACCTTAACCCTCATGGCCAGTGTTATTTTTGCCTTATACCTTGTCATTCATTCCTGTTAGACTTACATCCTTAATGTGCAAAATAGTCGGGTGGTAGGTTTTTGCTATTGTAAATGTGAAGTATTGGATAGTGAGAGagttgataagtgaggagtaggtgtATTTGTTCCATTCTTATTTCCAGTCATTTCTTAGCATCTCCCGTGTGTGAGGCCCTGGGACTTTGATGGGTCAGACCCAGGCTCTGCGCACAGGAAGCTGACAGGCATGGACACGTGCTAGAGGGAAGCACTCAAGGACCACCAGATGGTAGGAGAGCCCATAAAAGATTTCCTGGAAGAGTCGATAGGAACTTCCCAAGTGAGCATGTGAGGGATCAAGAGTAACACCGGCAATTAGCATAGGCaagtgtttttctctcccaaactAGCTCAAGTCTTACACCTCAGAATGACTTTCTGCCAGCCGGGTGCCCCACCTCTACCCAGAGCCGCACTCCTGGAGCCCTGGGTAGGTATTAGTCCCAACACTCTGATTTCTCCACCAGAAGGCTTGGCAGTTACCAGAGAAGACCTCAGAGAACGCTGCAGGTGGAATTATCAGGGATTTTGGCTACACTTAAAGCACACATTTAACCAGTGTCCTGCTGTTGGCTCAGAGGAGGCCTGGACTCTCAGTAAAGTCTTCCATCACAAGGaaccagagcagcagcagcagaagcagggacCAGGATCCAGAGAGGGGGCCCTGACTCATGGCTGCatgggaaacagaagaaagaaattaagtatggtacatggggggggggggggaggaagacagaGGGAGTGTAGGATGTAGAGAGGCCGGCCAAGGGAACTGGAAAGATCAATGCATACAGTGCAATGGGAGCTGGAAGTGAAGTGCAAGAATGAGAGAGGAAGGTGGACAGGAGTGATGAGACCCAGGATCTGCTATAGCCATAGCACCCTCAGGCTGGGAGAGCAAAGGTCATGGTTGTGGTTGGCCCTCCGATCTTCCAGCTAGCCTCTCCCCACTGGGTCTGAGAGTCGGGGACCCTCTCTTCAAGATCAGCACCACTGACGTCACCAGCCACAAAACCGAAAAACCCCACTCACAGCtaccgagtcgattccgactcatactcatagcgaccctgtaggacagggtaaaactgcccctgtgagtttctgagtctgaaactcttacaggagtagaaaaccctgtcattctccgagagtggctggtggctttgaactgctgaccttgcaattagcagctcaacctgtaaccactacaccaccagggcacctttatcAACCATGAGAGCCCTGATTCTCCTTGCTGAGGTTATTAATCTTTGTCACCCGCTTTGTAGACTTACTCTTCAGCCTAAACCTTGGTATGAGCAGTGCTGAATGGACATGGGGCAAAAATCATAAGCTTTTTCAGTGCCTAAAATTACACCATGGGAACTCAAAGAAGAAGCCTGGATTTCGGAGCCCAGGGTCTTCGCTTTGCTTATGAACGCCCTCTGCTGCCTCGAGCAAATCACTTGCCTCAGGGTCTCATTTTACCACAGGAGGTAGTGCTCACTGTCCCAGCAGAGCCTTGGTTGGTGAAGATCAATGAGATGGTTTCTAGGGAAGGGAGGGAGCCAGCCTGGTGGGGCTTCAGAGTTTGTTCTAGAATAGGGGTGGGGAATGTCTGGCCCTCTAACCTTCTACAGGCCCAGCAAATCATCAGTTCCCATGagcatcacacacctcaccaaagagaggCTGTTGCCAGCCATCATCACACTAGGGGTGAGTTCATGAAAGTTTTGACCAGGATGGCCTGTGAatgatggcccttggcagaagacaGGCTCCCACCTCTGTTCTAGAGCCAGTCTGGATTCTACACGTCCACTCGCTGTGTAACTCGGTGCTGCCTGCATCTCTTCTTCGTGTGGAATGACGATGATAAGGATACATGCACCATTGGGTTGTGGTGAAGATGAATGACGGGATGTGCCTGGCACGCAGGGTGTTACTGTGTCATGGAGAACAGTGGGGACACAATAGAGGCTGCCCTCTGTTCACAGCCTGAGTGGGGAGAAGAGGGCCAAGGAGAAGGAGCCACTATGACTAGTTTCTTCCCTAGGAAGTCTCCTTCGGGAAAGCTTGTCCCCACCTAGAGAAGTGAGTTCCGGCACAGCAGGTGTTCAAGGTTCCTGGGGAACCACCTAGTTCCATCTGCTTATTATACAGATAGGACTAGAGAGAGAAGAGGCCCAGAGAGAGCTGGGGCAGAACCCGGTCTCTAGCACTCATGGCCTGGCCTTGACCTTGGAAGGGGGGTCAGAGGAGAGCCCAAAGTACTGTAACAGGAACAGTGGACACTGCAGCTACAGGACAAGCTACAAGGGAGGACTTGGTGAGGAACAGCCTCTCCTCCCTCACCTGAGGACAACCCAAGTATCTCTAGGGTCTTCTGAGGGAAAGGGATATCTCTGGGCCAGAGTGTGAGTATATCGCTCCTTTCACCACCCCCTACCCATGCACATCCAAGTGAGGGCCCAACCCCAGGGCTGCCTGCTCATCCCCAAACCGAGCCCTTACCTGAATTATCCAGACGACGGCAGGGCCCAGACTTGCACTGCTTGTCTAGAGGGGAGAAAGAGCAAAGAATCAGAGGCCCAAGGCTTCTCAGGACAGAAGGCCTCAGAGGTCTGACACTCCAAAGATGCTTTGTTCTGAGGAAGGCCGGTGCGTTTAACCCCTAACGGCTCTCTTATGGTGAGAGGTAGGGTTGACATGACCATGGATGTAGGATAAAGTTCTGGCCAACAACCTGCCTCCACCTACGGAGACTGAGCCTGCAAGCCCTTGGACACTGGCTCACGGGGAACAGCAGCCATAAACCCAGAGACTGAAAACCTGGGCAGGTCCTGACTTGCCTCAGACCGGAGGACCCCAGACCTGCCCCCACACAACCTGAACTGGAGATGGGGAGTGCAGCACTCCTGcttccatccacccaccccacatgctcacacacacatacacactacaGCTCATAGTTCTATCCAGTCTAATCACTGTGCTCCTCTAGGAAACCAAGGTTGAGGCTCTGACCCATTTCTTGCCCAGTCTAGATACCAGGGCCGGGAGTAGAAGTCCATGACCTTCCAGCTTCTAGCTGAAGCAAGGCCTGGCCAGTTCTGTTTGCCTTCAGCTAAAGAGCCTCTTCTACTTCCCAAACAACAAAGGTATTGGAGGGGGAAACCCACAGCCCAGAGGGAAGGCACCCATGCAGTGTGAGGACAGATCTAGGGACAAGAAGCCAGGGCTACCAACCAGTTCCTTCCTACCCCACTGGTGCTGAGAATCTGCCTGCAGAATCGTGTGGGGATGGAGGCTCTGATCCAGTATAGCTTGAGTGGAAAGAAACCCTCCATAGGAGGTCAGACCAGAGTGAACTGGTTCAAAGGCCTGCAAGCAGCACCGTATCTGGATACCTCATCTCCCCTTAGGTGGAAGGAGTGGGGAGACTGGTAGGTGTGGCTGAGCCCGCATCACGGTTTGATTTGAATATTTAGCCCCCTATGCCCTCAAAATGTGGGGTAGGGATTTGAGTTTGCCAAGACCCGCGTGGTTGGAGTCAGCCCACCTTCTGCACATGCTCAGATGCGTAGCCCTCCTTACCTTTGATGTACTCACAGTTGTATGTACTGCGCTTGCTCAAGGCCCGTAGGTAGATGCGAGCCGGGCCCTCGGCTGGTTGGCTGGCGTTGATAACCTGGAAGGTCTCGAATGGGGGAATCAGCACCTCCTCCTCCCCGGGGAAGAAGGAGTAGCCCTTGATAGGCGCTCCTAGGCAGGTCCAGATGCCAAAGAAGGTGTCCTGACCAAAATTCTGGGCCGCGGAATTCTGCAGGGATGCCGATGCAAACCCTCCCAGCCTAACCGTGGCCCTGGGCCCTGCTGGCCGAAAGCGCAACCCAGTCACTCCCCGGAACACCTGGCGACACTGGCCTGGGCCCAGAAGCTGCAGGGCCTCCGTCAGCAGGAAATGGAGTGTCTTGAAGGAGAAGTGGCGGAGGTAGTGCTCCCGGGAGCGACCCGCCTCGCGCACAGCCGCATTGAACATCTTGTGCAGGGGACTGTTGGCCGTGTAAGCCAGGAGGGCCACCGCGTGCTCCTGGCGGAAGCCTGCGGGCGGCTGTGGCGGCCGCGTAGCGCTAAGGTCCCAGGCCTCACTCCACGTCTGGCGCTCCTGCCACTGGCTGCTGGCCAGCGCCCAGCCGTCCGCATACACTTTGTTGGCCTGGAACTCCGTGTGGTTGAGATCCGGGAGAGCGGCGGCCATGGCCACGGCACAGCCGGCATATTGATCATCGAAGGAGGTCAGGGCCATGTCCAGGGGCATTTCGTGAGAGAAGAGGTTTCTACGTCGGATGGGATGGTTCGGGGCCTGCAGGGCAGGGAGCATCAAGGCCTGAGAAGAGGGATCTCTGAGAGAATGGGATCATATCATccagctgccccctcccctgaGGTGCAGCTTGTGTTGCTTAGAAATCCAAACACACCTGGAGGGACAGGGGGTCGGGAACTACCAGCGGGATGGCCCCTAACATCTAGGAAGCTCTGGGCATTGCTCATTGCTGTGCCACTCTGCAGACTCCGAGGAACAGCCAGCCCGCGCCCTGCATGGATGGCGATAGTGGAGGTGATCATACCTGACGTGCTGCCGGGGGACCCAGGGCCACAAGCAGCAGCAGAGTCATCACGGCGGGAGTGTACATGTTTGCGCTGGCCTCTCTGggctctcagtttcctcatctggaaaatgggAATGTTAATCTGTCCAGTTTAATGCATATGATTCTACACCTAATTTGTGCCACTCCCGGTGCTAGTCCCAGAGAATCACACGATAGAAAAGGAGGCTCCGAAGGGAGAATCCTGTTTGCTGAAAGGAACCCGGGAGACGTCTTGGGGGCGGTCATTGTGAACAAGGGTCTTGCAGGACGAATAAGGGAATAAGACTGGAACTAGTcttggaggaaggaggggagaggagggaattgGGTGGGAAGGGAACTTTGGGGATCACGAATGGGAAGAGCACATGTCTTAGAGTTGGCAACTCAGGCTACAAGCAGAGAAGGTCTGCCTCCAGTGTGCCAGAGCTTGGGCAGTAGGGCTGTTGGGAAGACTGAATGGCGCCAAGCATGAAGGAACTTGGCTGTCATGGTGAGGAGTCTAGTCTTCTTCATCTCCTGAGATGTGTGAGGCTCAGAACACGGATAAATCCAGGGGTGCTGCTGAGGGGGCCACAGCAGGCCTTCAATGACAAGTTTAGAGTCAGGCTCTGCAGAGACAAGGCAGGAAAGAGATCACAGTCTTACAGTAGGGAAGTCCAACTGAGGACATTGGATGATGTGACCTAAGTAGGGTGGACCCAGAATTAGAGGCAGAATCTTCTAGACTTGGTGGGAATGATGTAGGGAGCAACAAGAGAAAAATCAAGAGTGGCACACAGGTGTGCTCTTTCCAAGTTGCAAGCACAGAAGAGGAGCCACAGGGACTGTGAAAGCTCATCTTTCACATTACTGTAGTCCTAGCAACAGCCTGGTGCCGGGCATGTataaaaaccaaacgcactgccatccagtcaatgctgactcaaatgaCCCACTGCAACTGttcatgaaagtagaaagcccagtctttctccctcggaactgctggtggtttcaaactgccaaccctgggGATCACAACTcaacatgccaccagggctccttggcatgTAATAGGCACTCAATGAAAAAGGTATTCTATGAATGAGAAGGTTTGGAATGGAAATGGTGAGTAATTTGGAACTTATGAACTCTCCGGGCCAGACATCTCCAGGAGGTAGCAGACCGCACAAGAAGAAAAGAGACTTGGGAGTCATGAAGGTAGTGGCTCTGGGAATGGATGAGATCACCATGGACAGAGGAAAGAAAGGGCTGAGAAGAGGGTGAAGCTGAAGCAGCTCCCCCTGGATTCCTGCAGGCTCTTCACTGCTGGCCCTTGGGTTCTGCGTGATGCCCTCAGATCCTTGTGATAAGTTTCCCTTTGGGCTTTATCTGGCTCCGCGTAGTTGCTGTTAACCTGCCATTTGAAGAGTTTCATTCAGCCAGTCACCTGAGCAGCTCATCCAGGTGTCTGTCCTTTCAATCACTCATCAAGCAGGAATGCCATCACCAACCAGGGCGAGGCACATGTAGGTGTCCTACATTTCCCTTCTCTGCCCTGCCACCCCTGCCCTGCCTCAGGTTTGCACCTGCCTCCTCGCAAATCCTTCTGCCTTCACTGTCCCCGCTGCAGCGCCACTCTCCACAGAGCAGGGGAGCTGGGCTTCTACAACTCAGACTGACCATGTTGATAAGCCCTCTGTGCCCAAACGATCTCAAAATAAAGGATCAGAATGCAGGACAAGAATCGTGAGAGAAGAGATGAGAACTGCTAACCAAACAAAATGGAAAATTCCTCCATCCCCGAAGAACAGAGTC contains the following coding sequences:
- the ART1 gene encoding GPI-linked NAD(P)(+)--arginine ADP-ribosyltransferase 1 yields the protein MYTPAVMTLLLLALMLPALQAPNHPIRRRNLFSHEMPLDMALTSFDDQYAGCAVAMAAALPDLNHTEFQANKVYADGWALASSQWQERQTWSEAWDLSATRPPQPPAGFRQEHAVALLAYTANSPLHKMFNAAVREAGRSREHYLRHFSFKTLHFLLTEALQLLGPGQCRQVFRGVTGLRFRPAGPRATVRLGGFASASLQNSAAQNFGQDTFFGIWTCLGAPIKGYSFFPGEEEVLIPPFETFQVINASQPAEGPARIYLRALSKRSTYNCEYIKDKQCKSGPCRRLDNSAMSQGPLSGSWSLLLLLLLWFLVMEDFTESPGLL
- the CHRNA10 gene encoding neuronal acetylcholine receptor subunit alpha-10, whose product is MPARRRVLTYGCCSEPYPDVTFTLLLRRRAAAYVCNLLLPCVLISLLAPLAFHLPADSGEKVSLGVTVLLALTVFQLILAESMPPAESVPLIGKYYMATMTMVTFSTALTILIMNLHYCGPSARPVPAWARTLLLGHLARGLCVRERGEPCGRFRPPESPPRRPQPPEGEASPLAGPCHELRCLCHQEALLHHVATIANTCRSHRAAQRRHEDWKRLARVMDRFFLGIFFSMALIMSLIVLVQAL